A genomic segment from Nitratiruptor sp. YY08-10 encodes:
- a CDS encoding DUF86 domain-containing protein, whose protein sequence is MEIWQKLLRLEENIKILEEIRQEFKNLDIRKEWEIRYGLFESIQIVIDISCKIVSKFNLGQPKNYRECIEKLVENRIVNSYLGEKLIKMVGLRNLLIQEYCEIDNSRLVSYLENLEDFKQFIEAVKEI, encoded by the coding sequence ATGGAGATTTGGCAAAAACTTTTGAGATTGGAAGAAAATATAAAAATTCTTGAAGAAATAAGACAAGAATTTAAAAATTTGGATATACGAAAAGAGTGGGAGATCAGATACGGCCTTTTTGAATCGATTCAAATTGTTATCGATATCTCTTGTAAGATTGTATCTAAATTTAATCTTGGACAGCCAAAAAACTATCGAGAATGTATTGAAAAATTGGTGGAAAACAGGATAGTAAATAGCTATTTAGGGGAAAAATTAATAAAGATGGTAGGACTTCGAAATCTTTTGATCCAGGAATATTGTGAGATTGATAACAGTAGATTGGTTTCATATTTAGAGAATTTAGAGGATTTTAAACAATTTATTGAAGCTGTGAAAGAGATCTGA
- a CDS encoding nucleotidyltransferase family protein, with translation MKANLKRYFCQKEIAFVLLFGSFAKNEAHHLSDVDIGVYFLKEPDILDIGEMVLDLEEITGKRADLVVLNDLYKKNPLLSFNIIQNHEVLCVKDKEKYVDFKANLYLWYFDHEPLFRIQKEAFYERLKNGDLAKTFEIGRKYKNS, from the coding sequence GTGAAAGCAAATCTCAAAAGATATTTTTGTCAAAAAGAGATCGCTTTTGTACTTTTGTTTGGCTCATTTGCCAAAAATGAAGCGCATCATCTAAGCGATGTGGATATAGGTGTCTATTTTTTAAAAGAGCCTGATATTTTGGATATTGGTGAAATGGTGCTGGATTTGGAAGAGATAACCGGAAAAAGGGCGGATTTGGTTGTTTTGAATGATTTGTACAAGAAAAATCCGCTTTTGAGTTTTAACATCATACAAAATCATGAAGTTTTATGTGTAAAAGATAAAGAAAAATATGTAGATTTTAAAGCAAATTTATATCTATGGTATTTTGATCATGAACCACTCTTTAGAATACAAAAAGAGGCGTTTTACGAAAGGCTGAAAAATGGAGATTTGGCAAAAACTTTTGAGATTGGAAGAAAATATAAAAATTCTTGA
- the glp gene encoding gephyrin-like molybdotransferase Glp has product MAISIIEALNIIDALPIRTKQELLCIEDAVGRIATQDVYASLNLPLFDNSAMDGFAVKVEDAGKQVKLAGTVLAGEDKSFTLQSGECIKIMTGAKIPEGTEAIVPIEDVTFEGNMIHLPKKIKLYNHIRKAGEDIEQGEKLIQKGEYLNAYKIGLLASQGISHIQVYKRIHIAIFATGHELKMAYETLEEGQIYNSNTPSLYARCKELGCDVSFLGKVEDSIEAIVEAIKNGLHADIIITSGGVSVGEADFTKDAFKQLGMEILFSKIDIKPGKPTTLGKIGNTYVLNLPGNPLAAIINFEIFGRFLIKKLQGRIDAYHQPFHIPLAQEIKNKPGRDTAIPGRFDGEAFYPLDKRGPGMVRPASLMDGYIILDKDVEILKKGKKVLMLPLFEHRGSDMMLQIITS; this is encoded by the coding sequence ATGGCTATCTCTATCATTGAAGCGCTGAACATAATAGACGCCCTCCCCATAAGAACAAAACAGGAACTTCTTTGTATCGAAGATGCCGTTGGACGGATCGCAACACAAGATGTCTATGCTTCGCTCAATCTGCCACTCTTTGACAACTCTGCAATGGATGGCTTTGCGGTCAAAGTGGAGGATGCTGGTAAACAGGTGAAACTTGCCGGAACAGTTTTGGCCGGTGAAGACAAAAGTTTTACCCTCCAAAGCGGCGAATGCATCAAGATTATGACTGGAGCCAAGATCCCGGAAGGTACAGAAGCTATTGTTCCTATCGAAGATGTAACGTTTGAAGGTAATATGATCCATCTACCTAAAAAGATAAAACTTTATAACCATATACGAAAAGCGGGTGAAGATATCGAACAAGGTGAAAAGCTCATCCAAAAGGGCGAATATTTAAATGCATACAAGATAGGACTCCTTGCAAGCCAGGGAATATCCCATATCCAGGTTTATAAAAGAATACACATAGCTATATTTGCTACAGGGCATGAACTCAAAATGGCTTATGAAACACTTGAAGAGGGGCAGATCTATAATTCCAACACGCCATCTTTGTATGCACGGTGCAAAGAGCTTGGATGTGATGTGAGTTTTTTGGGAAAAGTGGAAGACTCCATCGAGGCAATCGTTGAAGCTATCAAAAACGGACTCCATGCTGATATTATCATTACAAGCGGCGGTGTCAGTGTAGGAGAGGCAGATTTTACCAAAGATGCTTTCAAACAACTTGGCATGGAGATCCTCTTTAGCAAAATCGACATAAAACCCGGCAAACCTACCACATTAGGAAAAATCGGCAATACCTATGTGCTCAATCTTCCTGGCAATCCTTTGGCAGCCATTATCAATTTTGAAATTTTTGGGCGGTTTTTGATCAAAAAGCTGCAGGGCAGAATCGATGCTTATCATCAACCATTCCATATACCATTAGCACAAGAGATCAAAAACAAGCCTGGCCGTGATACGGCCATACCTGGAAGATTTGACGGAGAGGCTTTTTATCCGTTAGATAAACGGGGTCCAGGAATGGTACGGCCTGCCAGTTTGATGGATGGATATATCATCCTTGATAAAGATGTGGAGATACTTAAAAAGGGGAAAAAAGTTTTGATGCTTCCCCTTTTTGAACACAGAGGTTCCGACATGATGTTGCAGATCATCACTTCATAG
- a CDS encoding c-type cytochrome — MKKITLVSIVAATLLLVGCSGKKEEQKHEAVAQHTEHNKEIKKAEPVQQTQKSEPVKQQVQAPVKKEEPKQANSISAKDLFGKCASCHGTDGKRKALGKSGIIAGMSKDEVLKKLKEYKSGTLNKYGMGPLMKAQVAGLSDKELEALAEYIASMK; from the coding sequence ATGAAAAAGATCACATTGGTTTCAATAGTTGCTGCAACGCTGCTTTTAGTTGGATGCAGTGGGAAAAAAGAGGAGCAAAAGCATGAAGCTGTTGCTCAGCATACGGAGCACAATAAAGAAATAAAAAAAGCTGAGCCGGTCCAACAAACACAAAAAAGTGAGCCAGTAAAACAGCAAGTACAAGCACCAGTAAAAAAAGAAGAACCTAAACAAGCTAATAGCATTTCAGCAAAAGATTTGTTTGGTAAATGCGCTTCATGTCACGGCACTGATGGGAAAAGAAAAGCACTCGGGAAATCTGGCATCATTGCTGGTATGAGCAAAGATGAGGTGCTGAAAAAATTAAAAGAGTATAAATCAGGTACACTCAATAAATATGGTATGGGCCCTCTGATGAAGGCTCAAGTAGCAGGACTCAGCGACAAAGAGCTGGAAGCTCTTGCGGAGTATATCGCCTCTATGAAGTGA
- a CDS encoding 6-carboxytetrahydropterin synthase has product MIIRKLFKFENAHIVRNCTSRRCSESIHGHSYKVELLFASDTLDRGQMVYDFGLTKLTIKELIDSFDHAITLWSGDNPEYLKDMKRWSRRWVELPVSPSAEQYARVIFLMTDLVLRQTKMVNEEKNVHLEGVIVHETDTGYAKCGKEDAYSEKMGRIDLASIIFSEGVKEEWSDPHMWDKLLRGEKIINPKKI; this is encoded by the coding sequence ATGATCATCCGAAAACTGTTTAAGTTTGAAAACGCCCATATTGTCCGCAACTGTACCTCAAGGCGGTGCAGCGAATCGATTCATGGACACTCCTATAAAGTAGAGCTTCTTTTTGCTTCCGATACTCTTGATCGAGGGCAGATGGTCTATGATTTTGGATTGACAAAATTGACGATCAAAGAGCTTATCGATTCGTTTGATCATGCGATTACGCTGTGGAGCGGAGATAATCCGGAATATTTGAAAGATATGAAGCGATGGAGCAGGCGGTGGGTGGAACTGCCTGTAAGTCCAAGTGCCGAACAGTATGCACGTGTAATCTTTCTGATGACGGATTTGGTACTTCGGCAAACGAAAATGGTCAATGAAGAGAAAAACGTCCATTTAGAAGGTGTTATCGTCCATGAAACAGATACAGGATATGCAAAGTGTGGCAAAGAAGATGCTTATTCTGAAAAAATGGGAAGAATAGACCTTGCCTCTATCATCTTTTCTGAAGGTGTCAAGGAGGAGTGGAGCGATCCACACATGTGGGATAAACTCCTTCGTGGAGAAAAAATAATCAACCCCAAGAAAATATAA
- a CDS encoding 7-carboxy-7-deazaguanine synthase QueE: MLYLVEDFYSIQGEGKFIGTPSVFFRFGGCNLKCPSFGEYFIQGRIVHGCDSIRAVNRELFQSKWKEIDTKNELIEILHSHVEYLDFKPHIVITGGEPLIYWNDPVFYGFLEYLVEEGYIVTIETNATIMIDFEKYPVFKDVIFAMAVKLANSGEKYEKRVNKKAIEAIALNTGYSFFKFTLDRGSVQMRAYEEIVDIAGAYPEIEVFCMPLGDRIDELKKHDKAVVEFCMIHGFIYSDRLQVRLWNREKRR; the protein is encoded by the coding sequence ATGCTTTATCTTGTTGAAGATTTTTACTCCATTCAAGGAGAAGGAAAGTTTATAGGAACTCCTTCGGTTTTTTTTCGTTTTGGCGGATGCAATCTCAAATGCCCAAGTTTTGGAGAATATTTTATTCAAGGACGTATTGTACATGGATGTGACTCTATCCGTGCTGTCAACAGAGAGCTTTTCCAGTCCAAATGGAAAGAAATAGACACAAAAAATGAACTTATTGAGATTTTGCACAGTCATGTAGAGTATCTTGATTTCAAGCCCCATATCGTGATAACTGGCGGTGAGCCGCTTATTTATTGGAATGATCCGGTTTTTTATGGATTTTTAGAGTATCTTGTCGAGGAAGGTTATATCGTAACGATTGAGACGAATGCGACGATCATGATCGATTTTGAAAAATATCCTGTATTTAAAGATGTTATCTTTGCCATGGCTGTAAAACTGGCAAATAGTGGCGAAAAGTATGAAAAAAGGGTCAATAAAAAAGCAATAGAAGCGATTGCTCTCAATACCGGTTACAGTTTTTTTAAATTCACGCTTGATAGAGGCAGTGTGCAGATGAGGGCATACGAGGAGATTGTGGATATCGCTGGTGCATACCCTGAAATAGAAGTGTTTTGTATGCCGCTTGGCGATAGGATAGATGAACTGAAAAAACACGATAAGGCTGTTGTAGAATTTTGTATGATACACGGATTTATCTATAGCGACAGACTGCAGGTGAGACTCTGGAACAGGGAAAAACGAAGATGA
- the moaA gene encoding GTP 3',8-cyclase MoaA, which produces MLIDGHGRKVDYLRISLTERCNFRCQYCMPEKPFSWVPKENLLNFEDLFKFVKAAIDEGITKIRLTGGEPTLRADLDKFIKMIYDYKPDIDLAMTTNGYLLKDIAKDLKKAGLKRLNISLDSLKPEVAAKIAGKDVLKNVLEGIDAALEAGLKVKINMVPLKGVNEDEIVDVMEYCKEKGMQIRFIEYMENVHAHSELKGMHGKEILEKIKQKYEIEKIGRQGSSPAFLYKLKEDGYVFGLIDPHKHDFCETCNRIRLTAEGYLIPCLYFDEAMSIKEAVQVGDIDRAVEILKTVLANKPKENRWSEDANEASNRAFYETGG; this is translated from the coding sequence AGCGATGCAATTTCAGATGTCAGTACTGTATGCCTGAAAAGCCTTTTTCGTGGGTACCAAAAGAAAATCTTTTAAATTTCGAAGATCTCTTTAAATTTGTAAAAGCTGCAATCGATGAAGGAATTACCAAAATTCGTTTGACTGGTGGGGAGCCGACATTAAGAGCAGATTTGGATAAATTTATCAAGATGATTTATGATTACAAACCAGATATCGATCTTGCTATGACCACTAACGGATATCTTTTGAAAGATATCGCAAAAGACTTGAAAAAGGCTGGACTCAAACGGCTCAATATCTCACTAGACAGTCTCAAACCGGAAGTTGCAGCCAAAATTGCGGGTAAAGATGTACTCAAAAATGTTCTGGAAGGTATCGACGCGGCGTTGGAAGCCGGACTGAAAGTAAAAATCAATATGGTACCACTGAAAGGCGTCAATGAAGATGAGATTGTCGATGTGATGGAATACTGCAAAGAAAAAGGCATGCAGATTCGATTTATCGAATATATGGAAAATGTTCATGCGCACAGCGAGCTTAAAGGAATGCATGGTAAAGAGATTCTGGAAAAAATCAAGCAAAAATATGAAATAGAAAAAATTGGCAGACAGGGAAGCAGTCCAGCCTTTTTGTATAAACTCAAAGAGGATGGATACGTTTTTGGACTGATCGATCCTCACAAACACGATTTTTGTGAAACATGCAACAGAATTCGTTTGACAGCCGAAGGATATTTGATACCGTGTCTTTACTTTGATGAGGCTATGAGTATCAAAGAGGCTGTACAGGTTGGCGATATCGATAGAGCGGTGGAAATTTTAAAAACGGTTTTAGCCAATAAACCAAAAGAGAATCGCTGGAGCGAAGATGCGAACGAAGCATCCAACAGAGCCTTTTATGAGACGGGGGGATAA